The genomic DNA GAATTTTTTCCTACAACCGCGTTGCACTTTGTGACGACTCGGCGCCAACGACGCGCACCCGATCCTTTTCGCGCTCGATCCGCACATGCGGCAATGTCTGCAGATAAGCGATAAAGGCATCGACGTCGCGCGCGTGAAACACACCGCTCAAACGCATGTTCGCCACGGCTGGATCTTCGATCAACAAGGGCCGGGTGGTGTAGGCATTAAAACGTCGCGCCACATTCGCGACCGTATCGCGCTGAAAGCGAATTTCCGTCGGCAGCCATGCGGTGGCCGATGCAAGATCGGTCGATGTCGAACGACGCACGCTACCTTGCGCATCCATATGCGCCTGCTCGCCGCCCGTCAGATTGGCTAGTGAGGCGCCCGCTTCGTTGCGCCAGGCAGCCCAGCGCGAGCCGCGCTCCAGAACCTGCACGCGGCCGCTGATGACGGCAACGTCCGCACCCTGCTCGGTACGCTGCACCGCGAATACCGTGCCGATGTCCCGCAAGAGATTCGCACCCACGGTGACGCTCAACGGGCGGGCCGCATCCTTGCCGACATCGAACAGGGCGTTGCCGCTTACGATCTCGATATGGCGCGCATGCTCATCGAAGCGCACCGCGATGGTGCTCTGCCGGTCGAGCTGTACCAGCGTTCCGTCAGACAGGGCGACGCTGCGCACGGCATCATTGCCCGAGCTATAGACGTCAGCGGGAGCTTCACGTCCAAACCACCAACCGGAAGCGCCCAGCACAACGATGGCGAACATCGCCGCCGCAGTCAGCCACGCTGTGCGATGGCGGCGACGTGGTGCCGGTATCCGCACGGCCTCTTTTCGCGCTGGAAGAGCGGCTGGCTTGCGCAGGGCCACCACCGCACTTTCGGTGGCAGCCAGATCGACCAGCTGATCCGTGCTGAGTGCCTCCATCGTGGCGGCAACCTGCATATCGCCATGCATCTGCGCGATCGCCAGATACTCGCTCAAATGCGCCGGCGAGCGCCGCAGCCATGCCAGAAACTCGCGTTGCTGCGCTTCGGACATGCCCGCGCGCTGATCCAGATACCAGCTTGCCGCCTGCTCGGTAAGCCGCAG from Dyella sp. GSA-30 includes the following:
- a CDS encoding FecR domain-containing protein, producing the protein MNETQRFKHSGESSLRLTEQAASWYLDQRAGMSEAQQREFLAWLRRSPAHLSEYLAIAQMHGDMQVAATMEALSTDQLVDLAATESAVVALRKPAALPARKEAVRIPAPRRRHRTAWLTAAAMFAIVVLGASGWWFGREAPADVYSSGNDAVRSVALSDGTLVQLDRQSTIAVRFDEHARHIEIVSGNALFDVGKDAARPLSVTVGANLLRDIGTVFAVQRTEQGADVAVISGRVQVLERGSRWAAWRNEAGASLANLTGGEQAHMDAQGSVRRSTSTDLASATAWLPTEIRFQRDTVANVARRFNAYTTRPLLIEDPAVANMRLSGVFHARDVDAFIAYLQTLPHVRIEREKDRVRVVGAESSQSATRL